Proteins encoded in a region of the Pieris rapae chromosome 12, ilPieRapa1.1, whole genome shotgun sequence genome:
- the LOC111002088 gene encoding DNA-3-methyladenine glycosylase 1 translates to MKRCGWVNNDPLYINYHDNEWGVPELHSQKLFELLCLEGQQAGLSWITILKKRESYRQLFHNFDPYQIEKLDDKCVQSILSDTSIVRHKGKIQAIINNAKCYIDMESNKESFSDFIWKFVHYKPIINNWTSDMEVPTETEVSKELSKSLKQRGFKFVGSIICYAFMQASGLVNDHITDCICRKKT, encoded by the coding sequence ATGAAACGATGTGGATGGGTTAATAATGAtcctttgtatattaattatcatgacAATGAATGGGGTGTACCCGAATTACATAgtcaaaaactttttgaacTCCTATGCTTAGAAGGGCAGCAAGCAGGATTATCATggataacaattttaaagaaaagagaaAGTTATAGACAGCTGTTTCATAACTTTGATCCCtatcaaattgaaaaattggaTGATAAATGTGTTCAAAGTATTTTAAGTGACACAAGTATAGTGAGGCATAAAGGTAAAATTCAAGCTATCATCAACAATGCAAAATGTTATATAGATATGGAGTCAAATAAAGAAAGCTTTTCGGattttatttggaaatttGTCCATTATAAACCAATTATTAACAATTGGACATCTGATATGGAAGTTCCGACAGAAACAGAGGTTTCAAAAGAACtttcaaaatcattaaaacaGAGAGGTTTCAAATTTGTTGGCTCTATAATATGTTATGCTTTCATGCAGGCTAGTGGTCTTGTTAATGATCATATTACTGATTgtatttgtagaaaaaaaacatag
- the LOC111002044 gene encoding anaphase-promoting complex subunit 15-like produces MNIPFPTLMPRLVDTKWFKADSPCDEEAELTTLEQEHQHSLTSIIQKFTKREPIGKTEPETMEEEAESDEGNEESEDTEESHDEDEELRAPYSPSHNNNEIGDSVDDLQLPEE; encoded by the exons atgaatataccATTTCCAACTTTAATGCCTCGTTTGGTAGACACTAAATGGTTTAAAGCTGATAGCCCTTGTGATGAAGAAGCCGAACTCACCACCCTAGAACAAGAACATCAACACAGC TTAACTTCTATTATACAAAAGTTTACTAAGAGGGAACCCATTGGCAAAACTGAGCCAGAGACAATGGAAGAGGAGGCTGAATCTGATGAag GCAATGAAGAATCAGAAGATACAGAGGAATCACATGATGAAGATGAAGAATTAAGAGCTCCATATTCACCAtcccataataataatgagatAGGTGACTCTGTTGACGACCTCCAGCTTCCAGaggaataa
- the LOC111002006 gene encoding uncharacterized protein LOC111002006 → MPIENYYTFLRQYNIMKSHGVLSFVIVIILVARVFSISSMDKTIYFMDDDGPDNHIADIISSKSYLPDENNLPKASIVKNEGDDVTYLLSKLSDEDLIKMLNDQPSKNNYDLSDIAKVAAGFNLIKENQALNLKERDSNKKRLYENLEEKNEDSIIDKKPKQMPFFRLENKKISLDEKNDANYFALKKLNDLLNSKRHSIQDDSLDDEKRELLFNVLVNQLKTLCCKKTEKQIQNEFDTQKINYKRSIEYMFLILNDEIKTNGSNELITVDPETLQQNSSVLLLGPITTTLTDRQLKLIMKRITMELSKPEYITLLQQLSEGTLGRNNERLIKNFINGSETRRYIKPHRCNHQSKLARIYGGPKWLICTGYINLNTPSLYD, encoded by the exons ATGCccattgaaaattattatactttctTGCGacagtataatataatgaagtCACATGGTGTTTTAAGTTTTGTGATAGTAATTATAttg GTCGCCAGAGTATTTTCAATATCCTCCATGGataaaaccatttattttatggaTGATGATGGTCCAGATAATCATATAGCTGATATTATATCATCTAAGAGTTATTTGCCCGATGAAAATAACTTACCAAAGGCTTCCATTGTAAAAAATGAAG GAGATGATGTAACATATTTGTTATCAAAATTGTCAGatgaagatttaattaaaatgttaaatgatcaACCAtctaaaaacaattatgaTTTAAGCGATATTGCCAAAGTAGCTGCTGGATTCAATCTGATCAAAGAAAATCAagcattgaatttaaaagaaagagattcaaataaaaaaaggctttATGAAAATTTAGAAGAGAAAAATGAAGATAGCATTATAGACAAAAAACCGAAACAAATGCCGTTTTTTAGGCTTGAAAACAAAAAGATTAGCTTAGATGAAAAAAATGACGCAAACTATTTTGCACTGAAGAAATTAAATGATCTTCTAAATTCAAAACGGCATTCTATCCAAGACGATAGTCTCGATGACGAGAAGAGGGAGTTACTTTTTAATGTACTTGTCAACCAATTAAAAACTCTATGTTGTAAAAAGACAGAGAAACAGATCCAAAACGAATTTGACActcagaaaattaattataaaagatccattgaatatatgtttcttatactaaatgatgaaataaaaactaatggaAGTAATGAACTAATTACAGTAGATCCTGAAACTTTACAGCAAAATAGTagcgttttattattaggaCCAATCACAACAACCCTAACTGATCGGCAGCTGAAATTAATC ATGAAGAGAATCACAATGGAACTATCTAAACCTGAATATATTACCCTCCTTCAGCAACTCTCTGAGGGCACTTTAGGTAGAAATAATGAACGCCTAATCAAGAACTTTATTAATGGGTCTGAAACTCGTCGGTACATAAAACCACATCGATGCAACCATCAATCAAAGTTAGCAAGAATATATGGCGGGCCGAAGTGGCTAATTTGTACAGGATACATAAATCTAAATACTCCAAGCTTATATGACTAa